From a region of the Calonectris borealis chromosome 2, bCalBor7.hap1.2, whole genome shotgun sequence genome:
- the TRIL gene encoding TLR4 interactor with leucine rich repeats: MGAPRRVRLMVLPRVLWGSVPLFLLLLPAAEPICPEPCDCQQHQHLLCTNRGLRSVPKAAEPQDILTYSLGGNFIANISAFDFHRLAGLQRLDLQYNRIRSLHPKAFERLGRLEELYLGNNLLPALAPGTLSALAKLRILYVNANEIGRLSAASFSGLGSLVKLRLDGNELGSLGDSTFSGLPNLLYLHLESNRIRWLSRGAFTGLTKLRFLDLSGNQQSSLRHPDIFGPLQSLHTLLLASNTLQQLTGGLFQHLPGLAKLSLSGNRLAHLAPDAFTGLGSLKELRLEGNLLSHLPAALLEPLSSLEALDLSRNVLTALHPATFGHLGRLRELSLRDNALATLPGELFASSPALYRLELEGNAWSCDCRLRGLKHWLGAWHSQGRLLTVFVQCRLPPTLAGKYLDYLQDAQLPPPQDGGPCHDGASPFSASPPPSAEEQRRPPPSAEGLGSNSSGGGAGLPRGPPGPPPSASTARLLGAPEGAAGPPRPAAEAASPTPPLPARPAASGPAPPSAAWPRRAGKPRSAPAAGVPPLVSDPCDFNKLFLSNLSVEAVGSSSVTVRWAVRPHRSPRLLGPARFRLLFDRFGAAVKFQRFVYLPERGEPAATLRELRPDTPYLVCVEGVLGGRVCPVAPRDHCAGLVTLPESGAAAGGPRGPDQQLLTLVLLAVNALLLFAALAAWASRLLRKKVLGRRRRKAAPVHVRQLYSTRRPLRSMGTGVSADFSGFQSHRPPRGAACALSEADLIEFPCERFMDSGGGGSRHGDDHLLQRFAD, translated from the coding sequence ATGGGGGCGCCGCGCCGGGTCCGCCTGATGGTGCTGCCGCGGGTACTCTGGGGCTccgtccccctcttcctcctgctgctgcccgcggCCGAGCCCATCTGCCCTGAGCCATGCGactgccagcagcaccagcacctccTCTGCACGAACCGGGGCCTGCGCTCGGTGCCCAAGGCTGCCGAGCCCCAGGATATCCTCACCTACAGCCTCGGAGGCAACTTCATTGCCAACATCTCCGCCTTCGACTTCCACCGCTTGGCAGGGCTCCAGCGCCTGGACCTGCAGTACAACCGGATCCGCTCGCTGCATCCCAAGGCCTTTGAGCGCCTGGGTCGGCTGGAGGAGCTCTACCTGGGCAACAACCTGCTGCCGGCGCTGGCCCCCGGCACTCTCAGCGCCCTGGCCAAGCTGCGCATCCTCTACGTGAACGCCAATGAGATAGGCCGCCTCAGCGCTGCCTCCTTCTCCGGACTTGGCAGCCTTGTCAAGCTGCGGCTTGATGGCAACGAGCTGGGCTCACTAGGCGACTCCACTTTCTCAGGGCTGCCAAACTTACTCTACCTGCACCTGGAGTCCAACCGCATCCGCTGGCTGAGCCGCGGTGCCTTCACTGGCCTGACTAAGCTGCGCTTCCTTGACCTCTCGGGGAACCAGCAGAGTTCCCTTCGCCACCCGGATATCTTCGGGCCACTGCAGTCCCTCCACACCCTGCTGCTGGCCAGCAACACCCTGCAGCAGCTGACAGGGGGGCTCTTCCAGCACCTGCCCGGCTTGGCGAAGCTCTCGCTCAGTGGAAACCGCCTGGCTCACCTGGCCCCAGATGCCTTCACAGGACTGGGTTCGCTGAAGGAGCTGCGCTTGGAGGGAAACCTGCTGAGCcacctgcccgctgccctgctgGAGCCGCTAAGCAGCCTGGAGGCACTGGATCTGAGCCGCAACGTGCTGACCGCCCTGCACCCTGCCACCTTTGGCCACCTTGGCCGCTTGCGGGAGCTCAGCCTGCGAGACAACGCGCTGGCCACCCTCCCCGGTGAGCTCTTTGCCTCCAGCCCGGCTCTCTACCGCCTGGAGCTGGAAGGGAACGCCTGGAGCTGCGACTGCCGCCTCCGCGGCCTCAAGCACTGGCTGGGGGCCTGGCACTCCCAGGGCCGCCTGCTCACCGTCTTCGTGCAGTGCCGCCTGCCGCCCACCCTGGCCGGCAAGTACCTCGACTACCTGCAGGACGCCCAGCTGCCGCCGCCGCAAGACGGCGGCCCCTGCCACGACGGTGCCTCTCCCTTCTCCGCGTCCCCCCCGCCGTCAGCGGAGGAGCAGCGCCGTCCGCCGCCGTCCGCCGAGGGGCTCGGCAGCaacagcagcggcggcggcgcggggctgccccgcgggccgccggggccgccgccgtcAGCCTCCACCGCCCGCCTCCTGGGGGCGCCCGAgggcgcggcggggcccccgAGGCCCGCGGCGGAGGCGGCCAGCCCcacgccgccgctgcccgcccgcccggcggccTCCGGCCCGGCGCCGCCCAGCGCAGCGTGGCCCCGTCGGGCCGGCAAGCCCCGCTCGGCGCCGGCGGCCGGGGTCCCGCCGCTGGTGTCCGACCCGTGCGACTTCAACAAGCTGTTCCTCAGCAACCTGTCGGTGGAGGCGGTGGGCTCCAGCTCGGTGACGGTGCGCTGGGCCGTGCGGCCGCACCGCAGCCCCCGCCTGCTGGGCCCGGCGCGGTTCCGCCTCCTCTTCGACCGCTTCGGCGCCGCCGTCAAGTTCCAGCGCTTCGTCTACCTGCCGGAGCGCGGGGAGCCGGCCGCCACCCTACGGGAGCTCCGCCCGGACACCCCCTACCTCGTCTGCGTCGAGGGCGTCCTCGGCGGCCGCGTGTGCCCGGTGGCGCCGCGGGACCACTGCGCTGGGCTGGTCACCCTGCCCgagagcggcgcggcggcgggcgggccccgcGGCCCTGACCAGCAGCTCCtcaccctggtgctgctggcgGTGAACGCGCTGCTGCTCTTCGCGGCGCTGGCCGCTTGGGCCTCCCGCCTGCTGCGGAAGAAGGtgctggggcggcggcggcggaaggCGGCCCCCGTCCACGTCCGGCAGCTCTACTCCACCCGCCGGCCCCTCCGCTCCATGGGCACCGGCGTCTCCGCCGACTTCTCGGGCTTCCAGTCCCAccggccgccccgcggcgccgcctgCGCCCTCAGCGAGGCCGACCTCATCGAGTTCCCCTGCGAGCGCTTCATggacagcggcggcggcggcagccgccaCGGCGACGACCACCTGCTGCAGCGATTCGCCGACTGA